The genome window TGACTGATctattaatttgttttgataaGGGCATTCGTctagaacttttgaaaacaagaGTAGAGGAAAATCCGGCTCAAAAGCCGGCTTCAACCAGAATTGATACAAGtcactacaaaaactacattgAAGTTTGACCCTCTCTcacaaatttcattaaatatCACTTGATCATTGAGCCGTATTTAAGATTTTTGTCCCCTTTATAGCAAATAACAATAATAAGAAAAGAACAGTCACctcatttgaaatattatcaATTCAAACTTTGATTATCTTTGTCTCTATGGAAACAATGGAAACAAATTATGTTTGacttttgcaaataaaattttaatcaaaaatcttgttttcACCTGGATTCTTGTAGTTCGATTCTGAGAAAGACTACGGAAGAAAatgatttcatattttgaagtttttctgtAAGTTAAgttgtttcaaaatcaaaatttttcaactcgaaaagttcaagaaaaaatttgttatagACATTCCCCTGAACGTAATCTCCCTGATCATCGTACGTGCCAAAACTATGAGTGATCtcggaaaattgataaataattgaaaaacaaatacaCTACGTAACGGCGTCCCCACATCTCATGTGCGTgatcaaaagtttttcgaaaGATGGGTCCCTTGCAGTTTTTTGGCGTGCTCCTTGATCAGAGCACATAGTACTTTGTGTTGCAGAGAAATTGTCATGTGTGCGGTCTTATTAGTCTCTAGTTGTTTGAACTCGGGTGGTTGAatggaaatagaaaaataaatctaaTTGTGAAATTGGGGCTTTTCTGGAGCAAAATGTTACaagtttttggaacttttggcTTAAAGCCTTCTAACTTTTTCCAATCTCTCCCGAGGTTCCCAAAAGGTGAACTTATCAGTTTTGCGCTATGATGCATGAAACTTAGTAGCTGCTTGAATTTCAGTCGCCACCCTACgtagaaatattttatttactttAGGATACATTTTCATTCATTGAACATCAAAGCACATTGAGTCAACTTCAATAGTAagtatgaaaaataaagtattgTAGTGTGCCGAGATGATGTTTGATTAAAGGCAATGTCTGTAAAAACTATTGTACTTTGCATGTTACTCAttacttttaatttgaaaaaaggtgaTTGGTTTTTGATAAGACTTATTAACATTATCAAAATGAAGCGATTAAGGCACTTGAGCTATTCAACATTAAAGAACATCCTTTATATGATCTGTAGGCGACTTGCAAAGGATTTGAGAAACGGATTAATTAATGGTCTCAAATAAGTTCAGGGGgaaatattgaattaaaataggaaaacaatcagatatcaataaaatatcagtaaaaattattccagacAACTTTTCTGActattttttcatcttttgattccttgaaatattatttttaacatGATTATAAGAACATATGTTTTCGTAcaaatattatagaaaaatgttaacATCAAACGATTTCTAAAATATAGAGGACGGAGATCTTCTTGAAGTTCCGGTGAAAGACGTGGGTTTATGAATTGAATGTAGGAATGAGGAAATGTTTTCcgggggttttttttaatgtttaagcATAGATCAACTTGTGTCTCACACGTTGGAATACATTTTTGCGTGTTTTCAAGGGAATGATATCAAAGTACacctgaattaaaaaatgcgTAAACCTTAACGAGGTCTACGAGCGCTAACCAGCGCAGGATTTTAGTgaagtttggaatttttcaatttcagatttcagataAGTCAATTCAATATAGTGCTGCAGAGACTAATTCAATTATAAGTCCGTCTAAGcattttttagagatttttatTGTATATGCAGTACTTCatattcaatttcaactttttcatcgACCTAAATTCGCCACAAATTCGCCATTTCTTTCAGACTTTGCACATTCAAGATCaggtgaatatttttcaataagtttccCGAAAAGTCATGTTGAgacacattttttataatgctgacaataaattttccaagcCACCCTCATATTCTAATCCGTGCATGAAAAATAAGCTCAAATAATCAAGCATTTATCATCAAAATCTTTTCGATAATCTAacattttgttctgaaaaacatattttttgataagtcAGAAAATCTAGCACAAAGCGGAtaagaactgaaaattatatagattggaaaatgtaaaaaatgtgggaaaaatgatacattttcagatgttttctGAACGATTTTTTACCAGCGGTATCTCACGTTTTTTGGAGGGTTTGGTGGAAAGCTTTTTTCCGATTGGATCTTGAATACGgaagcaaacattttttattaatcgGATTAAAGGAAATTTGAGGGAAATATTTGCATATTTAAAAGGAATAGCagaccaaatattttttgtggaaaaaatcttattttcttCTACAAATCCAGCtcctttcaaattaaaattatccCCCATCATTCAAATATATTCTCAGTTTCCTGTTGATTTCAGACATGTCCCTGTCCGCCTACACATTTTATTAGTTTGTTGAATGCAACAAAAAGCATAAAGAATTTACTGTTAATCGAAAGGAAAAGCAGCAGATTACATCTCTTTTTCTGCTTATCAACTGGTTGTTGTCAGGTCAATTTCTCAATGAAAGTGGAAGATTTTGATGATCGGACCAAAGGACCAATCGTACGGTCAAAATGGATAACGATCTGATTATGAGAAACTAACTAGTTCAGAAAGTGAAACTGGTCACCTGTATTGGTAAAAGTGGACATTATGATGTCATTCATAATCATAGTCTTAATGAAGAAATAGTACAAGAAAACGTTGGCAGAATGCCAAGATATCAGTCCTCCCTGTGACCAAGTTGATGAACATTTTTACTAATGTACACTGCAAGCTTACAAAGAAATAATTTGAgttctgaatttaaaattttgatacaaaactttattttaaggAAAGAAATATGTTCAACTCAATGtggcaacaaaaaatttcgctGCGATAGAGAATACTATACAATTTCGATAGATAACATTTGCAAATCGTGCAGTATACAATGAACTGCGGAAGATAAAGCGGGggataaaattcaaattaattcatgctgaaaatttgaaaaaaagcgtcagaattttcaaactagaaatttaaaaaaattttcaaaactattgaaaaagttatgaaactCTCATGAATATTTGCATGATACGTCgtcgaatttcaattttaaattccttttttgtgGTCTTGTTCAAAATTCTGCGCTGGAATTTCAAAGTGTGGGTGGCTAGTTGATCCTcggaaaaaaggtgaaaaaacaACATGTACATACATTAGATAAGCATGTCTGAACGCTTACTTCCAACAGTTGtctggaacattttttcttggaatttcaCAATTGTGGAAAGGTTTGTTTTTGTGAGCTCAAGGGGTATAAAGTtatgcaaattaaaaaaaatggactggggaaaaatgttcaaaagaaGATGGGTTTTGACTAAACGTGGTCTATAGAAAACCTGAAAACGTTCTACTGGCATGATTCAATAAATGTGTATACTTTTATCTAATTTAACTGTGTCAAGTTagttttttgtcactttttagACATTAATGTCGACATTCGTTTCACAGAACTTGaacaaaacttgaaacaatgaaattttcaaaaaaaattgtataattggATCCAATATTATAAGGCTTACTAGATAAgtgggtacttgtgtattatttcccctcatttttaaatataaatttttaaataaaaacgtgtggagtttttgtatttttaggcttagaaaataacaatttctgagcctaaaaaaggaaaagggaCACcacgttttattaaaatggataatattaaaatgaggggaaataatacacaTGTGTACCGATAAGTTGCAAGTACCGATAAGTGTATATAgacaaaactccaaaaaagtttggcTCCAACTcagattttataattttttaatttttctcaaaccaAATATGCCAATGACACATTAGAAAAAACTCTCGCTTTTGTTGTATGCAACAAGTTTTGACAAGTCAACTGATATCCGCTGTCATCCACTTCACCTATTGTGTAATAAACTGATACTAGTATCTTTCTGAAAGTGACCATATCCTCTCTTTAAACTGTCACTTGTCCACACAATTTCCATCTCACCGTGTGTCATTTTCTCAATGTTCGTCTCGTTTTCCATTTCTTCAACTTTCCTGATACTGCTGATTTATGTGCAAATTGTCGACAACTTAATGGCCTATGATAGAAGaaatgagtttttaaatattcctgaaaatgaaattcgtGTTATCACGGATGCGATTGATAACTATAAACCAAAGTTGACAGTTCATTTTATCGAATTTCCGCATGTAAAACGGAGAAAGTGAGTTATTATTTTATGGGAAGGTTTCTAACAAAAGTTAATGTAGGGCTACTACAACAAGAGACGGAAGAATTCGAATTCAGACAAAAGTGAAACACCAGCAGAAGGcaacaattgaaaatgtcaaagttATCTCGGAAACTGTACAGGTAAATATTTAAAGCCCTTCGGAGTCCTAACTTTCCATCCGGTCGAGGCATGACGGGACTTCCTACAGGCTGTCTCGTGTGCAATTAGTCGGCATATTGCTTACATGCTGGTATTCAttagatacatttttttcactttgttGGAGGCGTTTTTCGGGCGGGTTACATAGGATCCTTTgtattcagaattttaatcAATTGAAACTAAAAAGTCACATTtctgctttaaaatttttatgcgatttcagaaactttcagaaattttcagactttcagaactttcagaagctttcgaatttttaagcgTTCTGAAAGTTTCTAAAGCCTcctaaaaatttcttaaactttgtgaaactttttcaaaaagttttgctgaaactttttaaaacctaaaaaaattttattcaattttctgaattttctgaaacatcaTAGAATAATATTACAAATGATATGAGGGTTTTTACTTTTGAATTCAATCACAAGACTgtctaattatttttaagctcCGATTCGGAGGTGGCTCCAAAGCTCACTTTCCCTACAATCGAGTTGTCAATTGGAGACGtcaaaatcagttttcatCGGAGGAGTCACGTGTTGAGACAACTACAACAACTCCAAAACCATCAGTCCCAGCGGTAACTCCAAAAAGTTGGGCAAAAACAACGACAGCATCGGCTTCTGGTTATTCTGCCGAGCCGGCTCTATTTCTTCCATCAAGATTTCATCGGAAAAAGGAGGACGTCGTGAttgtttttaggaaaaaacagaaatcatAAGAGAATTTCGTGTTATTTATTGTtatcttttaattttaatttattttgttccATCTCTCACTCTGTCTGATCAAatacaaatttgttttcttttcttcaatttgTAGTAAAGAAATTTATCAATGAATCACCGATTTGTTCATGAatcttgtttgaaaaattaaatttctttcaaTGCAAATGCAAAAATTGGGGAGCAATTCTACGAAAAGGCATAGAATCAGTGaggaataaaatatatattaaaatataaaaactatatattttttgtattaccCTAGGACAccgaaaaatggaagaaaattaatgaaaaatgatgatgagCAGGATAAAGACACGATGGTCAATTAGAATTGGGTTTCACtatcaaaaacaaatgaaacaaTATTATATACAAATATATAAAGCCAGCTACGCGggagaaaatcgagaaagtAGAAATGAGGGGGGAAAATCATAAATCACTGGAGGAGGCCACGGAGAGCTGATTCAATTATCTGGCGATGAGCAATTCGGGTGACACCGAGCTGTGTAAATCGAGACCGATCGCACTGGCGAAGGCATCGGCCATTGATTCGTTGACTTCGAAATGCTGGTGTATATTCAGAGAGGTGTAGTGATGAGAGCCAACCGATGACGTCATCCACCGACCAGACATCTACCTTCTTGTGTTCGAATGATATTTCACTACCTGCAAAGAGAggaaatttggtaatttgttGAAACTTAAAGGAATGAGCCCCAAAATCTAACAGATAATGATTtgaattaacaattttttcttttacaaaatatccaaaaaagaaGTTTCCTTCAAACATATTTCAAACTAGAAATGTTAACAGATAAACTGAagcaaacaattcaaaaatgaagagTTACACTGAAACAGAACAAACGAAATtaagtaaattaaaaaaccaaatcaaattgtttttttaatatttagaaaactaaatatt of Caenorhabditis elegans chromosome II contains these proteins:
- the C33B4.5 gene encoding uncharacterized protein (Confirmed by transcript evidence), with product MFVSFSISSTFLILLIYVQIVDNLMAYDRRNEFLNIPENEIRVITDAIDNYKPKLTVHFIEFPHVKRRKATTTRDGRIRIQTKVKHQQKATIENVKVISETVQLRFGGGSKAHFPYNRVVNWRRQNQFSSEESRVETTTTTPKPSVPAVTPKSWAKTTTASASGYSAEPALFLPSRFHRKKEDVVIVFRKKQKS